A segment of the Plasmodium vivax scf_4726 genomic scaffold, whole genome shotgun sequence genome:
TTTTATTTCTGTTAATCCTGATAATATTTCTCCATTGGAAGCTTCTGTCTCGTGTTTAGGTTTGGGAATAACCTCTGTTCTTTGTAATTCTGTATTTCTGGAWRTTTCAGATTGAACTTGTCGTGCTACTTTATTTTCCTGTATATGAGAACTTTGTAGGTCATGTGAGTAAACTAATTTTAGTTTCTCTATATCTGATAATAGGTTACTATGACATTCAGGGACATACGTATTTGCTACTGTAAGAGCTAATTTCTtgaatttttccaaatttttatttaaatcaTCATCACCTTTGTGTTCCCATGCTAAGTCtttatatgatttatttatCGCCATTAAGTTACTACATATATTAACCTCTTTTATTCTACGCACATACGGATTTacaatttcattatataaacgataaatatcatataatccttgaatttttctatatttatcattttctatgaatgaaaaattatttctacATGTATTATCTTTATAAGAATTATcaccatttttgtgtttagCAAATTCATCAGCAAAAgatttgaaaaattcaaTATATGATTCATTTAAGTTATCACTTCTGATTTGTGTATTTAACCagtaattaatatatttgcaGATAGTAGCtctattataattaaataaaaatctaTCAGACGCTAAATTATCTGTAAGTTTGGTTATCAAAGGAGAAGtcttcaaaatattattataattttccgGAGGCTGGTATTTTTCTAAGAAATCGCTCGCAGTATCACTTTTATAAGGATAATCGTAGTAATCTTTTAACTCATAGTAACATTTATAATCAAAATActgaagggaaaaaggatcaattataaataatataaagatTAAAATTCGATTATCTGATATATAATTCACTGTTAAATAAtgctcataattttttttaaatatgtaaccataataaataatcacaataaaaaaaacaattacaTTTTCTGTTTGATTATGGCACGACATTATGTTTTGAAAAAGTACAGATGGAGGTGATATAAAAGTcagttaatatataatttattatttactaaaatattagaatatataataaatgtaatttacataatatatttatagttattttaaattatatcatataatatgatgtataatttatatatcaattaaaattatactatattttataatatatttattaatataataagaaCTAAATTGATGTCATAAAATAGGTTCTCTAATTTATCATATCATAAATAGTAATTCAATAAATTGTCATTTATGTAGCTATTTTACAGTCCAGATACTAAGCtatacattaaaataaataaattttgaaaatatggATATTCTTAGGAACTtggtatataataattaattcttTGTATTGGCATCGTTTTATAATGTTCATTACtcttataatttatttatacatgttaatatagtatattaaatattttatgtgatttgttttatttattggtattttaatttaaaatatgtaataatatatcacacactttattatatgattCTTTAGATAATTTACTAGGTATATGATTTAGTGtgaattcataaaaaattacattaaccacatatataattatat
Coding sequences within it:
- a CDS encoding variable surface protein Vir6, putative (encoded by transcript PVX_039190A; Truncated due to end of contig.) codes for the protein MSCHNQTENYFDYKCYYELKDYYDYPYKSDTASDFLEKYQPPENYNNILKTSPLITKLTDNLASDRFLFNYNRATICKYINYWLNTQIRSDNLNESYIEFFKSFADEFAKHKNGDNSYKDNTCRNNFSFIENDKYRKIQGLYDIYRLYNEIVNPYVRRIKEVNICSNLMAINKSYKDLAWEHKGDDDLNKNLEKFKKLALTVANTYVPECHSNLLSDIEKLKLVYSHDLQSSHIQENKVARQVQSEXSRNTELQRTEVIPKPKHETEASNGEILSGLTEIKAEQPHQRGVTSPRVESYETVIEPEEVVPPAKEPREQLYGLKFQENILLEPQLYKSALLSEPRSFADGTRYNEQYAENQGSPSDGIFNKMSGAVSGFISNVDPVPVVGVSGGMGALFLLFKYTPVGAFFRGGRGRAHRIPRSFNGQFLGAFPDFQDYE